A stretch of Leptospira andrefontaineae DNA encodes these proteins:
- a CDS encoding EAL domain-containing protein, giving the protein MSEGRASWNASKWREWFSEGEIVPYFQPILSVEKDSIFGYEALARFIDKEGTVHSLGPFFLADIPHSFSVSERDEFKKLKLEIDRTIRKKAVEKISNTHGLDPKTKLFLNISPSFMQDYLSSKTDEEPYTLQIAKGSGLDPKRIVIEIVEEHFSGEIDQLKPLINLYKRSGFLVAIDDLGSKSSNLDRIGALHPDIIKVDLGLIRSSVASRNFQEILFTLSRLAESLGCSLLFEGLETETELYNALTYGARFLQGFYFAEPSPELMDINSLSIRFSQLHELFFNYKKYQLLRRIKKEKELEDRLESSGIEVITSNGIATIKLRNSYLLEKSVFRMYVTNHEGRQLSPNYSGISDSGMLEDDTFVGRNWSWRPYFLEQFYKNAKDSSGGWIASNPYYDLESHLLLVTYSKRMEEDNVLFVDVRMWDFP; this is encoded by the coding sequence ATGAGCGAAGGAAGAGCTTCTTGGAATGCATCCAAATGGCGGGAATGGTTTTCCGAAGGTGAGATTGTTCCGTACTTCCAGCCAATCTTGTCCGTCGAAAAAGATTCTATCTTCGGTTACGAAGCACTGGCTCGTTTTATAGATAAGGAAGGAACGGTCCACAGCCTAGGCCCATTTTTCTTAGCTGATATTCCTCATTCTTTTTCCGTTTCTGAAAGAGATGAATTCAAAAAACTTAAATTAGAAATTGATAGGACCATTCGCAAAAAAGCGGTGGAAAAGATCAGTAATACGCACGGGTTAGATCCTAAAACGAAACTTTTTCTAAATATATCTCCTTCTTTCATGCAGGACTATTTGTCTTCCAAAACGGATGAGGAACCCTATACTTTACAGATCGCTAAAGGTTCCGGTTTGGATCCTAAAAGGATCGTGATCGAAATTGTGGAAGAACATTTTTCCGGAGAAATAGATCAGTTAAAACCTTTGATCAATCTTTATAAAAGGTCCGGGTTCTTAGTGGCGATCGACGATCTCGGATCCAAATCTTCCAACTTAGATAGGATCGGTGCTTTACATCCTGATATTATCAAAGTGGATCTTGGCCTGATTCGTAGTTCAGTTGCTTCTCGAAATTTCCAGGAAATCTTATTCACTTTATCCAGACTTGCCGAAAGTTTAGGGTGTTCTCTTTTGTTCGAAGGTTTGGAAACTGAGACCGAGTTATACAATGCTCTGACATATGGAGCCAGATTTTTACAAGGTTTCTATTTTGCGGAACCGAGCCCTGAGTTAATGGATATCAATAGTTTGAGCATCCGATTCTCCCAACTTCATGAATTATTCTTTAATTATAAAAAATACCAGTTGTTACGCCGGATTAAAAAGGAGAAGGAACTGGAAGATCGTTTGGAATCCTCCGGTATCGAGGTGATCACCTCCAACGGTATTGCGACTATTAAATTAAGGAATTCTTATCTTCTAGAAAAATCCGTTTTTAGAATGTATGTGACCAACCATGAAGGAAGACAACTTTCTCCTAACTATTCAGGGATCTCCGATTCTGGAATGTTGGAAGACGATACCTTTGTAGGAAGGAACTGGAGCTGGAGACCTTATTTCCTAGAACAATTTTATAAAAATGCGAAGGACTCTTCCGGTGGATGGATTGCAAGTAACCCTTACTACGATCTGGAAAGTCATCTACTCTTAGTAACTTATTCCAAAAGAATGGAAGAGGATAATGTTCTATTCGTAGATGTGCGGATGTGGGACTTTCCTTAA
- a CDS encoding fatty acid desaturase, with product MIYSPEIKTLDPCDGKIVWAPTKSILFISCLTIFLVFGYSTYSTTNVLLSFFLTAITLSFGHSVGLHRGILHDSFSSSIYLKRILLYIAVLTGLGGPLSLRYFHDLRDWAQRSKACHPYFCHYDNIFQDFIIQNNFTIKMKEQQIFRYSNDYGEDKVIQFLEKTWLIQQIPIIAILGLIGGLGTIVWGVCGRISICIIGNWLVSHYAHKSGDLIRVVPNACTQGYNVPFISLLTMGESLHNNHHAFPESSKFSLQKGEMDPGWWCIQFLSLFGWIKSANVAEPERT from the coding sequence ATGATATACTCTCCAGAAATCAAAACTTTAGATCCTTGCGATGGCAAGATTGTCTGGGCGCCAACCAAATCCATTTTGTTCATAAGCTGCTTGACCATCTTCTTGGTCTTCGGTTATTCCACCTACTCTACTACAAACGTTTTGCTCTCCTTCTTCCTAACTGCGATCACACTTAGTTTTGGTCATTCAGTCGGATTACATCGAGGAATACTACATGATTCATTTTCTTCTTCTATATATTTAAAAAGAATTTTACTTTATATAGCGGTTTTAACCGGGCTCGGTGGCCCTTTATCTCTTAGATACTTTCATGATCTACGCGACTGGGCACAAAGAAGTAAGGCATGTCATCCCTACTTCTGCCATTACGATAATATATTTCAAGATTTTATAATACAGAACAACTTCACCATTAAAATGAAGGAACAGCAGATCTTTAGATATTCAAACGATTATGGAGAAGATAAGGTTATTCAATTTCTGGAGAAAACTTGGCTAATACAGCAAATTCCGATCATCGCGATCTTAGGCCTTATCGGTGGATTAGGAACAATCGTATGGGGAGTCTGCGGAAGAATTTCAATCTGTATTATAGGAAATTGGCTCGTAAGTCATTATGCTCATAAAAGCGGAGATTTAATACGAGTAGTTCCGAATGCTTGCACCCAAGGTTATAATGTCCCTTTCATTTCTCTTTTGACAATGGGAGAATCGCTTCATAATAATCATCATGCATTTCCTGAATCCAGTAAGTTCTCTCTTCAAAAAGGAGAAATGGATCCAGGTTGGTGGTGTATCCAATTTTTAAGTCTATTCGGTTGGATCAAATCAGCAAATGTAGCGGAACCGGAGAGAACTTAA
- a CDS encoding DUF1577 domain-containing protein has translation MEKVQRKQRDKEFITDPGKKLHIIGKFLLKTDLLVRDTETHESVQLLSVNKDATKILVQGRMAEQFKLNAHIVLYKLLARYVELECEVLEEKPNNQYIMQVEHVSIASRERKFTRIKPPDGSVWITNLRTSRTTIDANLFNIPTSVKVNFADTERTLKPKFDIVKIDVFNSIGDKFDLVKKTGKILYIPNTQKPDCYKSSDPNGFIDYEHELGDEDDVRKKIIEYANQKIKSELIVPVIYINHDEQAIPIGYVHAQNRTREIDLTEVMEIKTLTFDMVDRIRESNTILVKERFSVIDLSTGGLRVKINHPDLNSELPRRKGFTFDIFFKMQSPITAYGVVRSIARDTDGNLYVGLSLEGNSARPGEKKRFIDNVNRMLSDSGVKVG, from the coding sequence ATGGAAAAGGTTCAAAGGAAACAAAGAGACAAAGAGTTCATCACAGATCCTGGTAAAAAACTCCATATCATTGGAAAATTTCTACTCAAAACAGATCTACTCGTAAGGGATACGGAAACTCACGAATCCGTTCAACTCCTCTCCGTCAATAAGGACGCCACAAAAATTTTAGTACAAGGTCGGATGGCCGAACAATTTAAGCTGAATGCTCATATTGTTTTGTACAAATTACTCGCGAGATATGTCGAACTAGAGTGCGAGGTCCTGGAAGAAAAACCGAATAATCAATACATCATGCAGGTGGAACATGTTTCCATCGCGAGTAGAGAGAGGAAATTCACAAGGATCAAACCTCCGGATGGAAGTGTTTGGATCACTAACCTGCGTACTAGCAGGACCACAATCGACGCGAACTTATTCAATATTCCTACTTCTGTAAAAGTTAATTTTGCAGATACCGAAAGAACTCTTAAACCTAAGTTTGATATTGTCAAAATAGATGTTTTCAATTCCATCGGAGACAAGTTCGATCTAGTCAAAAAGACCGGCAAAATATTATATATTCCGAATACACAAAAACCGGATTGTTATAAATCTTCCGATCCGAACGGATTTATAGATTACGAACATGAACTAGGCGACGAAGATGATGTTCGTAAAAAGATAATAGAATACGCGAACCAAAAGATCAAATCCGAGCTAATCGTTCCAGTTATATATATTAACCATGATGAGCAGGCAATTCCTATAGGATATGTCCATGCCCAAAATAGAACCAGAGAAATAGATCTTACTGAAGTAATGGAGATCAAAACTCTTACCTTTGATATGGTGGACCGCATCAGGGAATCCAATACAATCCTTGTAAAGGAAAGATTTTCAGTGATAGATCTTTCAACAGGAGGCTTAAGAGTTAAGATCAATCATCCGGATCTAAATAGTGAGCTCCCCAGAAGAAAAGGATTCACATTCGATATATTTTTCAAAATGCAATCACCGATCACAGCATATGGAGTAGTCCGTTCAATTGCGAGAGATACGGATGGCAACTTATATGTAGGACTTTCTTTGGAAGGAAATTCCGCAAGACCTGGGGAGAAAAAACGTTTTATAGACAACGTAAATCGTATGCTTTCTGACTCAGGTGTAAAAGTTGGCTAA
- the guaB gene encoding IMP dehydrogenase, whose translation MSNQSYRDSQFLDGLSGEELFSMQIGLTYRDFLVLPGFIDFNPSDVELETRLTKKIKLKRPFVSSPMDTVTESAMAIAQALMGGIGIIHYNNSVEEQVAEVSKVKRFENGFISDPVVLGPKNTIHDLDRIKETLGFTGIPITADGTRNSKLVGIVTNRDIDFERDRSIPVEKVMTTEVITGKAGITLKEANDIIKKEKIGKLPIIDKDGKLVSLVSRSDLKKNKEFPDSSKDENKRLRCGAAVSTLPESRDRVAALYEAGVDVIIIDSAQGNSIYQIEMLQFIKSNFKNLEVIGGNVVTRGQAENLIGAGADGLRIGMGPGSICITQDTMAVGRAQATAVYQTAAHAAKHDVPVIADGGISNIGDIANALAIGASACMMGFMFAGTSEAPGEYFYENGIRLKKYRGMASIEAMKAGGDKRYFNEGQKVKVAQGVSGSVVDRGSILNFIPYLSLGLRLSFQDMGFRSVQDLHQGLRQGKLRFERRSESAQAQGSVHSLYSYSAPSLRAE comes from the coding sequence ATGTCAAACCAATCTTACCGAGACTCCCAATTTTTAGACGGCCTATCCGGCGAAGAACTTTTCAGCATGCAAATCGGGCTTACCTATCGGGACTTTTTAGTCCTGCCCGGTTTTATCGATTTCAATCCATCTGACGTAGAACTAGAGACTAGATTAACAAAAAAGATCAAACTCAAAAGACCATTCGTGAGTTCCCCAATGGACACTGTGACTGAGTCCGCAATGGCTATCGCACAGGCCCTTATGGGAGGGATCGGAATTATCCATTATAATAATTCTGTAGAAGAGCAGGTTGCTGAAGTTAGCAAAGTGAAACGTTTCGAAAACGGTTTCATTTCAGACCCTGTTGTTCTCGGACCAAAAAATACAATTCATGATCTAGATAGGATCAAAGAAACTTTAGGCTTCACTGGGATCCCAATCACCGCTGATGGAACCAGAAATTCTAAATTGGTCGGGATCGTGACTAATAGAGATATCGATTTCGAAAGAGATCGTTCTATCCCTGTAGAAAAAGTTATGACTACGGAAGTGATTACCGGAAAAGCAGGGATCACTTTAAAAGAAGCAAACGATATCATCAAAAAAGAGAAGATAGGAAAACTTCCGATCATTGACAAGGACGGAAAACTTGTCTCTTTAGTGAGTCGTTCCGATCTGAAAAAAAATAAGGAATTTCCAGATTCTTCTAAGGATGAGAACAAAAGACTCAGATGTGGGGCTGCAGTTTCTACCTTACCTGAATCAAGGGACAGGGTTGCTGCATTGTATGAGGCAGGAGTGGATGTGATCATCATTGACTCCGCTCAGGGAAACTCGATCTACCAGATAGAGATGCTCCAATTCATTAAATCTAATTTCAAAAACCTGGAAGTGATTGGTGGAAACGTAGTTACCCGCGGCCAAGCTGAAAACTTGATCGGTGCCGGAGCAGATGGACTTAGGATCGGAATGGGACCTGGTTCCATTTGTATTACACAGGACACCATGGCTGTGGGAAGGGCGCAAGCAACTGCTGTATACCAAACTGCAGCTCATGCGGCAAAACATGATGTTCCAGTCATTGCGGACGGTGGAATTTCCAATATTGGAGATATCGCAAATGCTTTGGCAATCGGAGCTTCTGCATGTATGATGGGATTTATGTTCGCAGGAACATCTGAGGCGCCCGGAGAGTATTTTTATGAGAATGGAATACGTCTCAAAAAGTATCGTGGAATGGCAAGTATCGAGGCGATGAAAGCCGGTGGAGATAAACGTTATTTCAACGAGGGCCAGAAAGTAAAAGTGGCTCAGGGAGTTAGCGGTTCAGTAGTGGATAGAGGTTCAATTCTGAACTTTATTCCATATTTAAGTCTTGGATTGCGACTTTCTTTTCAGGATATGGGATTCCGTTCCGTCCAAGATTTACATCAAGGGCTCCGACAAGGAAAGCTCAGATTCGAAAGAAGGAGTGAATCCGCTCAAGCCCAAGGTTCTGTTCATAGTCTTTACTCTTATAGTGCACCTAGTTTAAGAGCAGAATAA
- a CDS encoding outer membrane lipoprotein-sorting protein: MTGEISHAQAPPDKARVAQELVARLDQALLKADGLVKANLILIKKTGDSWTWDLSIFRKGEDSLSLFESKGRGLEYKILFKEDGELIFAFNALSRKIFKKNDEEKYENHLNTGFSFVDLAGTSYQANYNPIVQSDLDIAGKKMKRVALRPIVPYFYSKLILLLEPDTLRPTRLDFHDKDGVLYKTMNIKYGPVKVKAKQKVSKEDIVSRLEMLDLNTGAISVLEYTEVDRDVKPDPSLFELDNLNRL, translated from the coding sequence ATGACTGGGGAAATTTCCCATGCTCAGGCTCCACCTGATAAAGCAAGAGTCGCCCAGGAACTAGTCGCAAGACTAGACCAGGCGCTTTTGAAAGCGGACGGTTTAGTAAAAGCAAACCTGATCCTGATCAAAAAAACAGGGGATTCTTGGACCTGGGACTTGAGTATTTTTAGAAAGGGAGAAGATTCTCTCTCCTTATTCGAAAGTAAAGGCCGTGGTCTAGAATATAAGATATTATTCAAAGAAGACGGAGAATTGATCTTCGCCTTCAATGCGCTTTCCAGAAAAATTTTCAAAAAGAACGACGAAGAAAAATACGAGAACCATTTAAATACCGGATTCAGTTTTGTGGATCTGGCAGGAACTTCTTACCAAGCAAATTATAATCCAATAGTACAAAGTGATTTGGATATTGCAGGTAAAAAGATGAAACGTGTAGCACTTCGCCCAATCGTTCCTTATTTTTATTCCAAGTTGATCCTACTTTTGGAACCGGACACATTAAGACCTACTCGTTTGGATTTCCATGATAAAGACGGGGTACTTTATAAAACCATGAATATAAAGTACGGTCCCGTTAAGGTAAAAGCAAAACAGAAAGTTAGCAAAGAAGATATTGTCAGTAGATTGGAAATGTTGGATCTGAATACCGGTGCGATCAGCGTATTGGAATATACTGAAGTTGACCGAGATGTAAAACCGGATCCTTCTTTATTCGAATTGGATAATCTAAACAGACTATAA
- a CDS encoding 16S rRNA (uracil(1498)-N(3))-methyltransferase gives MSSEEIVFFRPGFSFSPELKLEGEEISHLKAFRVFSEEKTVIIKDGAGASFAYNVPSSSKIGSLIGTQKKERPKTIAKIATAIPKGNRLEWLIQKGTELGITEFIFLVFSHSDRKDLNPERLLKVAAEASSQSGQDFLPEIKGPFVLSKFLEESKSKNEELLLFDPRSEIQISPENIQNKTVLIGPEGGFRKEELELISQFRVLSVNVGESILRIETAGIFAASLFRLGNLR, from the coding sequence ATGTCCTCGGAAGAGATCGTTTTTTTTCGACCTGGATTTTCTTTTTCTCCTGAACTGAAATTAGAAGGAGAAGAGATCTCTCACTTAAAAGCATTTCGAGTTTTTTCGGAAGAGAAAACGGTAATCATAAAAGACGGTGCAGGTGCAAGTTTTGCTTATAATGTACCTTCTTCTTCTAAGATTGGAAGTTTGATCGGCACTCAAAAAAAAGAAAGACCAAAAACTATAGCAAAGATCGCGACTGCAATTCCGAAAGGAAACAGATTAGAATGGCTTATCCAAAAAGGGACCGAGCTTGGGATCACTGAATTTATTTTTTTAGTATTTTCTCATTCGGATAGAAAGGACCTAAATCCGGAAAGACTTTTGAAAGTTGCGGCGGAAGCTTCTTCTCAATCTGGCCAAGATTTTTTGCCTGAGATCAAAGGGCCGTTTGTTCTTTCTAAATTTTTAGAAGAATCCAAATCAAAAAATGAAGAACTTCTACTTTTTGATCCAAGATCTGAAATACAAATCAGTCCTGAAAACATCCAAAACAAAACAGTTTTGATAGGACCGGAAGGTGGATTTAGAAAAGAAGAATTAGAACTGATCTCTCAGTTTCGGGTCTTATCTGTGAATGTGGGAGAATCTATTTTGAGAATAGAGACCGCTGGAATTTTTGCGGCCTCTTTATTTAGGTTGGGAAATTTGCGCTAA
- the thiS gene encoding sulfur carrier protein ThiS, with translation MIVNGKEFSLRELSSPDLFSLLESLKLKPETVAIQRNGEILKRDHWKNSSLEEGDKIEILKFVGGG, from the coding sequence ATGATCGTAAACGGTAAGGAATTCTCTCTCCGGGAACTTTCTTCTCCGGACTTATTTTCCCTATTGGAATCTTTAAAACTAAAACCGGAAACGGTTGCAATCCAGAGAAATGGAGAGATTCTAAAAAGGGACCATTGGAAGAATTCTTCCTTAGAAGAAGGTGATAAAATCGAGATCCTGAAATTTGTAGGAGGAGGTTGA
- a CDS encoding thiamine phosphate synthase — MEYPLRPRHSIWRAPGIYPILDIEYCSKFSKDPIHIVELWNYQREWIPFYQIRAKKETPETLRKVYKSLIDAFPDFPIILNDYWKEALEWKCFGLHIGKEDYASLSLEDKKKVRSSGLYLGTSCHNSEDITGLEPGVWDYTGLGPVYTTNSKDTKDIPVGLSGLQEALQIAKIPVTPIGGIGPKQIIELSELGPLSYAMIASASERDSFYECIRILKEIKNP, encoded by the coding sequence TTGGAATACCCACTTAGACCCAGACATAGTATCTGGAGAGCACCCGGCATTTATCCAATCCTAGATATAGAATATTGTTCCAAATTTTCCAAGGACCCGATCCATATCGTGGAACTTTGGAATTACCAAAGAGAATGGATCCCATTCTATCAGATACGCGCTAAAAAAGAGACCCCCGAAACATTAAGAAAGGTTTATAAAAGCCTGATAGATGCCTTCCCCGATTTTCCAATTATACTGAACGATTATTGGAAAGAGGCCTTGGAATGGAAATGTTTCGGACTTCATATTGGAAAAGAGGATTATGCTTCTCTTTCCTTAGAGGATAAGAAGAAGGTCCGCTCCAGCGGATTATACCTAGGTACTTCCTGTCATAATTCTGAAGATATTACCGGTTTGGAACCCGGGGTTTGGGACTATACCGGTCTTGGACCGGTATATACTACGAATTCCAAAGATACAAAGGATATTCCAGTAGGTCTTTCCGGCCTCCAAGAAGCCTTACAAATTGCTAAAATACCTGTTACTCCAATCGGTGGGATCGGCCCTAAACAGATTATCGAGTTATCAGAGTTAGGCCCATTATCATATGCAATGATCGCTTCGGCATCGGAAAGGGATTCGTTTTATGAATGTATTCGTATCCTTAAGGAGATAAAGAATCCGTAA
- a CDS encoding WecB/TagA/CpsF family glycosyltransferase, translated as MKQPGEIRHLSAKDDRDYLLDYQTLNVDDLEKAPILGVPFDNASLDEAVAKIYHLMEEKDKFHHVLLLDPIKTMAVRKGKKLHRIAQKASLILAEGAGLQWAAKKLGGELKERIPTIALMMDLVRLCELRNYSIFLLGGKEEIVEKVYFNLSRHFPGVRIVGRHAGYLNTQRELLVKESIRKTSPNIIFLAMDFPDQEIWVENNTAFFGHAVVIGVGPAMDILSGKVKKAPNVFKLKGLTWLWRIMVRPWRLIRLSRMFGFFIIVAIKSLFVKKKK; from the coding sequence ATGAAACAGCCAGGGGAAATACGCCATCTATCTGCAAAGGATGATCGCGACTACTTACTAGATTATCAGACCCTGAATGTGGATGATTTGGAAAAGGCTCCCATTTTAGGTGTACCGTTTGATAACGCCAGCCTAGATGAGGCGGTGGCAAAAATTTATCATCTCATGGAAGAGAAGGATAAATTCCATCATGTTCTCCTTTTAGATCCGATCAAGACAATGGCTGTCCGTAAGGGAAAGAAGTTACATCGTATCGCGCAAAAAGCTAGCTTGATCCTAGCGGAAGGTGCAGGTCTACAATGGGCTGCTAAAAAATTAGGTGGAGAATTAAAAGAGAGAATTCCCACAATCGCACTTATGATGGATCTGGTCCGTCTTTGTGAGCTTAGAAATTATTCTATTTTTCTTTTAGGCGGAAAGGAAGAAATCGTAGAGAAAGTTTACTTCAATCTTTCTAGACATTTTCCTGGAGTTCGTATCGTAGGACGTCATGCCGGTTACTTGAACACACAACGTGAATTACTTGTAAAAGAATCCATCCGCAAGACAAGCCCGAATATTATATTTCTTGCAATGGATTTCCCTGACCAAGAGATCTGGGTAGAGAATAATACCGCATTTTTTGGTCATGCAGTAGTGATCGGAGTCGGTCCTGCTATGGATATTCTTTCCGGAAAAGTGAAAAAAGCTCCGAATGTTTTCAAACTAAAAGGTTTAACTTGGCTTTGGAGAATTATGGTCCGTCCTTGGAGACTAATTCGTCTGAGCAGAATGTTCGGATTCTTTATCATAGTAGCTATCAAATCCCTTTTTGTAAAAAAGAAAAAGTAA